The following are encoded in a window of Halosolutus halophilus genomic DNA:
- a CDS encoding Rieske (2Fe-2S) protein — MATTDALHELAPLSELEAAGRTQVTIDGTPLAAFYHEGEVRVVDNRCPHMGFPLSEGTVDDGILTCHWHHARFELSCGDTFDPWADDVRTYPTEIRDGTVYVDPNPDRERPPDEHWADRLETGLEENLRLVAAKSSIGLLDAGVDYREPMATTLEFGTRYRDSGWGPGLTILGCTANVMDDLDSDDRMRALYTGVRHVADDCANEPPNFDQPSFSTSEVEFDRLRSWFRDCVDVRDADGAERCLRTAVTSGYSESEVAELLVTAATDHPYLSNGHVLDFANKAVESLDHVGWTHADETLAALVEPLVTATRSDEQSSWRQPIDLVALLEDVYGGDVTETSGLAELAAEGGAEGDRDAWTPPVDLQETLLGDDPGAIVDALADAIRSGATTEALAAEVAHAAATRVAQFGTANEFSDWNTVHHTFTYANAVHGFARRTDAVACYRGVFDAALSVYLDRFLNTPPAPVPEPGEHGTDRDPDDVLDHLLETFDREGAVNEAGRFVAEFFDCGGDPAALKRTLGRGLLREDAGFHTLQNVEAAFRQFELADTLASRREDASIDLERRRRVPLIATARYMAAHFPTRREADQTFAIAQRLNRGETIHEE; from the coding sequence ATGGCTACGACGGATGCGCTTCACGAACTCGCACCACTCTCCGAACTCGAGGCGGCGGGCCGAACACAGGTCACGATCGACGGGACGCCGCTGGCCGCGTTCTACCACGAGGGCGAGGTCCGGGTCGTCGACAACCGCTGTCCGCACATGGGGTTCCCGCTCTCCGAGGGGACCGTCGACGACGGGATCCTCACCTGTCACTGGCACCACGCGCGATTCGAACTCTCCTGTGGCGACACGTTCGATCCGTGGGCCGACGACGTCCGGACCTACCCGACGGAGATCCGGGATGGCACCGTCTACGTGGACCCGAATCCGGACCGCGAACGCCCGCCCGACGAGCACTGGGCCGATCGTCTCGAGACCGGTCTCGAGGAAAACCTCCGTCTCGTCGCCGCGAAGTCGTCGATCGGCCTCCTCGACGCCGGCGTCGACTACCGGGAGCCGATGGCCACGACGCTCGAATTCGGTACCCGGTACCGGGACTCCGGCTGGGGGCCCGGACTGACGATCCTCGGGTGCACGGCGAACGTGATGGACGATCTCGATTCCGACGATCGAATGCGGGCGCTGTACACCGGGGTTCGCCACGTCGCCGACGACTGCGCGAACGAGCCACCGAACTTCGACCAGCCGTCGTTCTCGACGAGCGAGGTCGAGTTCGATCGCCTGCGGTCGTGGTTCCGGGACTGCGTCGATGTTCGTGACGCCGACGGGGCCGAACGGTGTCTTCGCACCGCCGTCACGTCGGGCTATTCGGAGTCCGAGGTCGCCGAACTGCTGGTCACCGCGGCGACCGACCACCCGTACCTCTCGAACGGGCACGTGCTCGACTTCGCGAACAAGGCCGTCGAGAGCCTCGACCACGTGGGCTGGACGCATGCGGACGAGACGCTGGCGGCACTGGTCGAGCCGCTGGTCACGGCGACCCGCAGCGACGAGCAGTCCTCGTGGCGACAGCCGATCGACCTCGTCGCGCTACTCGAAGACGTCTACGGCGGCGACGTGACGGAGACGAGCGGACTCGCGGAACTCGCAGCCGAGGGTGGTGCCGAGGGCGATCGGGATGCCTGGACGCCCCCCGTCGACCTCCAGGAGACCCTGCTCGGGGACGACCCCGGGGCGATCGTCGACGCGCTCGCGGACGCGATCCGATCGGGGGCGACGACCGAGGCCCTCGCCGCCGAGGTCGCCCACGCCGCCGCGACCCGCGTCGCCCAGTTCGGGACGGCCAACGAGTTCTCGGACTGGAACACCGTCCATCACACGTTCACCTACGCGAACGCGGTCCACGGGTTTGCCCGACGGACGGACGCCGTCGCGTGCTATCGCGGCGTCTTCGACGCCGCGCTCAGCGTCTACCTCGATCGGTTCCTCAACACGCCGCCAGCGCCCGTTCCGGAACCCGGCGAGCACGGAACCGATCGCGATCCCGACGACGTGCTCGACCACCTCCTCGAGACGTTCGACAGGGAGGGTGCGGTGAACGAGGCCGGCCGGTTCGTGGCGGAGTTCTTCGACTGCGGCGGCGACCCGGCAGCCCTCAAGCGGACGCTCGGTCGCGGCCTGCTGCGCGAGGACGCCGGCTTCCACACGCTCCAGAACGTCGAGGCGGCGTTCCGGCAGTTCGAACTGGCAGACACGCTGGCATCCCGCCGGGAGGATGCCTCGATCGACCTCGAGCGCCGCCGACGAGTGCCGTTGATCGCGACCGCCCGTTACATGGCCGCCCACTTCCCGACCCGACGCGAAGCGGACCAGACGTTTGCGATCGCTCAGCGGCTCAACCGTGGTGAAACGATCCACGAGGAGTAA
- a CDS encoding nuclear transport factor 2 family protein, whose product MATDAARVVRRYYDALDDHEYGRLEDVLAPDFVQRRPDRTFESREDFVEFMRDERPNPDTRHELVAIVTDEQGVAARGRVVDEAADRSLFEFADFFEFEDDRIGTLETYSR is encoded by the coding sequence ATGGCCACCGACGCAGCGCGGGTCGTCCGACGGTACTACGACGCACTCGACGACCACGAGTACGGACGACTCGAGGACGTGCTCGCGCCCGACTTCGTCCAGCGCCGGCCCGATCGGACCTTCGAGAGCCGCGAGGACTTCGTCGAGTTCATGCGCGACGAGCGGCCGAACCCCGACACCCGTCACGAACTGGTCGCGATCGTTACGGACGAACAGGGGGTGGCGGCCCGCGGCCGCGTGGTGGACGAGGCCGCGGATCGGTCCCTGTTCGAGTTCGCCGACTTCTTCGAATTCGAGGACGATCGGATCGGGACACTCGAGACGTACTCCCGGTGA
- a CDS encoding DUF5786 family protein — MGFGSYDESEQQEVDADFDDDDAVQSSENSHEGTIEFENGASSDELLDRLKEIKDDG, encoded by the coding sequence ATGGGATTCGGGAGCTACGACGAATCCGAGCAACAGGAGGTCGACGCTGATTTTGACGACGACGACGCGGTACAATCCTCGGAGAACAGTCACGAAGGCACGATCGAATTCGAGAACGGCGCGTCCAGCGACGAACTCCTCGATCGGCTCAAGGAGATCAAAGACGACGGTTGA
- a CDS encoding DUF367 family protein: MECHVYYEGDDDPDKCTARRLEKFDEAILHRKMDRVPYGVVLNPHAEQALSPADAEEGFGTLVALDCSWESAGEAAFRMRGVHRALPFLVAANPVNYGRPFRLTTVEALAAACCIFGERERAEELLEPFRWGETFLTLNEEPLRRYSECADSSEVVAVQDDYLADE; this comes from the coding sequence GTGGAGTGTCACGTCTACTACGAGGGTGACGACGACCCCGACAAATGCACCGCGCGGCGCCTCGAGAAGTTCGACGAGGCGATCCTCCACCGCAAGATGGACCGGGTGCCCTACGGCGTCGTCCTCAACCCCCACGCCGAGCAGGCGCTCTCGCCGGCCGACGCCGAAGAGGGGTTCGGTACGCTGGTCGCACTGGATTGCTCGTGGGAGTCCGCGGGAGAAGCCGCCTTCCGAATGCGCGGCGTTCACCGGGCACTGCCCTTCCTCGTCGCCGCGAACCCGGTCAACTACGGCCGTCCGTTCCGGCTCACCACCGTCGAGGCGCTCGCCGCCGCCTGCTGCATCTTCGGCGAGCGCGAGCGCGCCGAGGAACTTCTCGAACCGTTCCGCTGGGGCGAGACCTTTCTGACGCTCAACGAGGAACCGCTCCGACGCTACAGCGAGTGTGCCGACTCGAGCGAGGTCGTCGCCGTCCAGGACGACTATCTCGCCGACGAGTGA
- a CDS encoding 50S ribosomal protein L40e, which translates to MPKFDAAEKRSLEKMICMRCNARNPKRADNCRKCGYGNLRPKAKEPRAA; encoded by the coding sequence ATGCCCAAGTTCGACGCTGCCGAGAAGCGCTCCCTCGAGAAGATGATCTGTATGCGCTGTAACGCCCGCAACCCGAAGCGAGCCGATAACTGCCGGAAGTGCGGCTACGGGAACCTTCGCCCCAAGGCGAAGGAACCCCGCGCAGCCTAA
- the hisH gene encoding imidazole glycerol phosphate synthase subunit HisH, which yields MNVTIIDYGVGNLRSLRRGLERAGATVTVSDDPDDIVAAEALVLPGVGAFEECMRNSRPFHDVLVEAAEDTPILGICVGLQLLFAESEEGAPEGETIEGLGLIPGRVVRLPRSEVKVPHMGWNELAIEREHPLVASIADDDFAYFVHSYCTAADDHTIAACDYGFEFAAVAANEAGNVMGTQFHPEKSGETGLQLLENFVEYARDYHADDLPATAD from the coding sequence GTGAACGTTACGATTATCGACTACGGCGTGGGTAACCTCCGCAGCCTCAGGCGCGGGCTCGAACGGGCCGGCGCCACGGTCACGGTCTCCGACGATCCCGACGATATCGTCGCCGCCGAGGCGCTCGTCCTCCCCGGCGTCGGCGCATTCGAGGAGTGTATGCGGAACTCGCGGCCGTTCCACGACGTGCTGGTCGAGGCCGCCGAGGACACGCCGATCCTCGGCATCTGCGTCGGACTGCAGCTGTTGTTCGCCGAGAGCGAGGAAGGCGCGCCCGAGGGCGAGACGATCGAGGGACTCGGCCTGATTCCCGGTCGCGTCGTCCGGCTTCCCCGGAGTGAGGTGAAGGTCCCCCACATGGGCTGGAACGAACTCGCGATCGAACGCGAGCACCCGCTGGTCGCGTCCATCGCGGACGACGACTTCGCCTACTTCGTCCACTCCTACTGCACCGCGGCGGACGATCACACGATCGCCGCCTGTGACTACGGGTTCGAGTTCGCGGCCGTCGCCGCGAACGAGGCGGGGAACGTGATGGGAACGCAGTTCCACCCCGAGAAGAGCGGGGAGACGGGGTTACAACTCCTCGAGAACTTCGTGGAGTACGCGCGCGACTACCACGCCGACGACCTGCCGGCGACGGCCGACTGA
- a CDS encoding MBL fold metallo-hydrolase: MEIYHVTDDAETFTCNAFLAVGDRTTLVDAGAWDGIVDEIRSHTDDVDDVVLTHQHGDHVAQLEAAVEAFDPDVYAYADHPTRTHAIDDGDTVAIGDEEFDVVYTPGHADDHVSFVSETTLFSGDVVVHDDGAFDYGSFGRTDMAGQSRERLIESVEDLLDRMPEGVEHMYAGHGGVFHGDVRDVVETALERAEKREPKYPDE, encoded by the coding sequence ATGGAGATCTATCACGTCACCGACGACGCGGAGACGTTCACCTGTAACGCGTTCCTGGCAGTCGGCGATCGAACGACGCTCGTCGACGCCGGCGCGTGGGACGGGATCGTCGACGAGATCCGCAGCCACACCGACGACGTGGACGACGTGGTGCTGACCCACCAGCACGGCGACCACGTCGCGCAGCTCGAAGCCGCAGTCGAGGCGTTCGATCCCGACGTCTACGCCTACGCCGACCACCCGACGCGCACCCACGCGATCGACGACGGGGACACGGTCGCGATCGGCGACGAGGAGTTCGACGTGGTCTACACGCCGGGCCACGCGGACGACCACGTCTCCTTCGTCTCCGAGACGACGCTATTCTCCGGTGACGTGGTCGTCCACGACGACGGGGCCTTCGACTACGGCAGCTTCGGCCGCACGGACATGGCCGGCCAGTCCCGCGAGCGACTCATCGAGAGCGTCGAGGACCTGCTCGATCGCATGCCGGAGGGCGTCGAACACATGTACGCGGGCCACGGCGGCGTCTTCCACGGCGACGTGCGCGACGTGGTGGAGACGGCGCTGGAGCGGGCCGAGAAGCGCGAGCCGAAGTACCCGGACGAGTAG